TTTCTTTTACATTCATCGCTGCAAAAGTGCTTTTCACCAGATCATTGAAAGTGCGTGCCTTGCCGGTACCCAAATTATACAGTCCAGAATCTTTACGATGGTTCATCAGGAAATAGAGTACATTAACCAAATCTTTCACATATACAAAATCCCTTTCCTGCTCCCCGTCTTTATAATCAGGGCGATGTGAACGGAACAACTTCATCTTTCCCGTTTCTTTGATCTGATTGTAAGCATGCATGATCACAGAGGCCATTCTCCCTTTGTGGTATTCATTAGGCCCGTAGACATTGAAAAATTTCAGGCCTGCCCAGAAATAGGGTTTTTGTTCCTGTTTCAATGCCCATTTATCAAATTCATTTTTAGATTCTCCATAAGGATTGAGCGGAACAAGCTTTTCAACGATCTCGTGACTGTCATTGTAGCCCCATTCTCCCCCACCGTAGGTTGCAGCAGAGGAAGCATATACCAATGGCAATCCATATTCCACGCAGGCATTCCACATTTGTTTGGTATAGTTCAAATTAAGCTTATCGAACACCTTTTTGTCGAATTCAGTAGTATCCGTACGGGCACCCAAATGGAAAATGAATTCAACAAATTTATTGTTTTCCTTAAGCCATTCGAAGAATTCATTTCTATCCACTTTTTCAGTGTATGTTTTATTTTGGTAATTGTCCAACTTGTTGGCTTTCGAAAAATCATCCACAAGGACAATATCTTTAAAACGTTCGTCATTAAGTTTACGAACCAAATTGCTGCCAATAAACCCTGCAGCTCCAGTAACGATAATCATAGCAATGAGTTTTGTACAAAAATAATCAAAATAGAAGTCTAAACCTTGCTAAAGAATCTAAATATTCCCAAGAAATTTAGATTCCAAAAAAAAGGCTGATTCACCTGGTTTTGAGCGAATTGATGGTTTCTATGCCCACCAGGGCATCATAAAATTGATTAAACGGATGATAATAGACCAACACACTGTAATCATTTTCAGTTTCATAATGATCGCCTTCAATATACCCCAGATCACATTGAGCAGAACCCTGGGGAACAAAAGCATATCCGTAATTGTAATAACCCTGCTTCAACAACATCTTTGCCTGGTATGAGCGGCTTGCTGCATCATAGGCCATTTCATTGTCCTTGTTGCAACTCCAATAGTTCAATGCCCCGAAAACATAGAATTTCCCATCAGCTAAAGCTTCTTCACAGGGCAAGCTGAAATGCACATAAACATAGTCGGCTTCGTTTTCAGCACTGTCCCTGTCGCTAACAGAAATTAAAAAACGGCCATTGATATCGTTGTCAAAAAAATAAAGTTTCTTCTGTTTAAGCTCTGAAGGATAAAGATAAAAATGATAATAAGGAGCTTCATAAGCAATCTTGTGTACATACTGAGATTGGTAATGAATGCTTTTCGTGTCAAAATGCCTGAATTCGCTGCCTCCGGCAAATATTATCCGGTCATCCCAGCTATATTCCAAATGATTGCTG
The sequence above is drawn from the Bacteroidota bacterium genome and encodes:
- the rfaD gene encoding ADP-glyceromanno-heptose 6-epimerase encodes the protein MIIVTGAAGFIGSNLVRKLNDERFKDIVLVDDFSKANKLDNYQNKTYTEKVDRNEFFEWLKENNKFVEFIFHLGARTDTTEFDKKVFDKLNLNYTKQMWNACVEYGLPLVYASSAATYGGGEWGYNDSHEIVEKLVPLNPYGESKNEFDKWALKQEQKPYFWAGLKFFNVYGPNEYHKGRMASVIMHAYNQIKETGKMKLFRSHRPDYKDGEQERDFVYVKDLVNVLYFLMNHRKDSGLYNLGTGKARTFNDLVKSTFAAMNVKENIEYIDTPLDIRDKYQYFTEAKMEKLRSIGYTADFTSLEDGVADYVRNYLIGHQFN